One Triticum dicoccoides isolate Atlit2015 ecotype Zavitan chromosome 5B, WEW_v2.0, whole genome shotgun sequence genomic window carries:
- the LOC119310042 gene encoding O-acyltransferase WSD1-like, whose amino-acid sequence MECADSSTAEEPEPMSPTGRILEEMGVCIIVVMGLGTPFNLPVFRAGIETELVTRFPRFRSVQVMDGSKDGKPGWVQTKVNMDDHIVVPVLDPVAVVSDPEKTVEDYVASLSTLPMDRCRPLWEFHFLDFPTSEATSTAVLRLHHSIGDAMSIMTLFMASSYSTADPARLPAMPPPPKRTGAIYQRQPRPALSSFGDYLAWVWSYFVLVWHTLVDIMLLAATVLFLSDTRTLFTRADNVGRRKRFVHRSISLDDVKLIKTIMNCTLNDVLVGVTSAALSQYYFRKSGRTNTKRIYLRSFVPVNIRPISSRQTYVTKVETGNQLSSLICPFDVALYSDPLEYVRKANRSMHRKKSSLEVMFTQVVGELLVKYFGVKIGAFIFHRLVTHTTIALSNVIGPAKHITLCGHPIAFMATSIYGQPQALTMHYLNYGSTIRIIMAVDDAQFPDCHQILDDFAESIRLIKDVAALSKLTTTTE is encoded by the exons ATGGAATGTGCTGATAGTTCCACGGCGGAGGAGCCGGAGCCCATGAGCCCTACCGGAAGAATCTTGGAGGAGATGGGTGTCTGCATCATCGTTGTGATGGGGCTCGGCACGCCGTTTAACCTACCCGTCTTCCGCGCCGGCATCGAAACAGAACTGGTCACCCGATTCCCGCGCTTCCGCAGCGTTCAA GTAATGGATGGATCCAAGGATGGCAAACCAGGATGGGTGCAAACAAAGGTTAACATGGACGACCACATCGTCGTTCCTGTGCTTGATCCTGTTGCAGTGGTTTCTGACCCGGAAAAGACCGTGGAGGACTATGTGGCGTCACTGTCCACGCTTCCAATGGACAGGTGTCGCCCGCTTTGGGAGTTCCACTTCCTCGACTTCCCAACCTCTGAGGCGACCTCCACGGCCGTGCTCCGGCTACACCACTCCATCGGCGACGCCATGTCAATCATGACACTCTTCATGGCGTCATCATACAGCACAGCTGACCCAGCGAGGCTTCCGGCCATGCCCCCGCCGCCCAAGCGCACTGGCGCCATCTACCAACGGCAGCCACGACCTGCGCTGTCTTCGTTTGGCGATTATCTGGCGTGGGTATGGTCCTATTTTGTGCTGGTGTGGCACACGCTAGTGGACATCATGTTGCTTGCTGCCACCGTACTGTTCTTGAGTGACACACGCACGCTGTTCACACGTGCGGACAACG TCGGT CGCCGCAAGCGTTTCGTGCATCGGAGCATTAGCCTTGACGATGTCAAGCTCATCAAGACTATCATGAACTGT ACTCTCAATGACGTGTTAGTTGGTGTGACTTCAGCAGCTCTTTCACAATACTACTTTAGAAAGTCTG GTCGCACTAACACTAAGAGAATCTATTTGCGATCATTTGTCCCTGTCAACATAAGGCCAATATCTAGTCGACAG ACATATGTTACAAAGGTAGAGACAGGGAATCAACTTAGCAGCCTCATCTGCCCATTTGATGTAGCCTTGTACAGTGATCCCCTTGAGTATGTTCGCAAGGCAAACAGATCTATGCACAGGAAAAAGAGTTCTTTAGAAGTGATGTTCACACAAGTGGTTGGTGAACTTTTGGTGAAGTACTTCGGTGTAAAG ATAGGAGCTTTTATCTTCCACCGGTTGGTCACACATACAACCATAGCCTTATCAAATGTCATTGGACCAGCTAAACATATAACATTATGTGGGCACCCAATTGCCTTCATGGCGACTAGCATCTACGGGCAACCACAA GCTCTAACCATGCACTACCTAAATTATGGTAGTACTATAAGGATAATTATGGCAGTTGATGACGCGCAATTTCCAGATTGTCACCAGATTTTGGATGATTTTGCCGAGTCTATCAGGCTCATTAAGGATGTGGCGGCCCTAAGCAAATTAACAACAACGACAGAATGA